A section of the Streptomyces sp. NBC_00178 genome encodes:
- a CDS encoding S8 family serine peptidase: protein MLMTKESPSSIPGARRAARIAAAAGLAAALAASGAAPVFAADDPAPAPVKPAAASVKGDKLGEADADVLAKAEAEGEKNVTMMVATTPGATEQVRDQLDAVKGSVVGQTYDKLGYVRATVPTATAEATIKAAQKLSSVQGIDLKQEIELDDPTPAGDRAAGVKQQKATGSYPAPGKHTPAKNPYNPSFETGAVDFVKQHPKADGRGITIGVLDSGVDLGHPALQKTTTGERKIVDWVTATDPVSDGDGTWLRMDQAVTGPTFTSGGRTYSAPEGSYRIRLFSEAATKGGDMAGDLNRDGDTTDVWAVLYDPVAGTVRVDLNDNADFRDDAALKPYKDKHQVAYFGTDNPATQIAERIPFVVETRKNVVYNAAGAKADFVSIGVIESEHGTHVAGITAANGLFGGKMNGAAPGAKVVSSRACTWSGGCTNIALTEGMIDLVVNRGVDVVNMSIGGLPPLNDGNNARAELYKRLIDIYGVQLVISAGNEGPGVNTIGDPGLADHVISVGASISKETWAANYGSNVTKKYDMLPFSSRGPREDGGFTPTLTAPGASINTTQTWFPGGPVKESGYTLPAGYSMLQGTSMSSPQAAGATALLLSAAKQKHIELPPADLRTALTSTATHIAGVPAHAQGAGLIDIVGAWKQIEKQGAPAHEYSVKAPVDTAIDFALKDPGFGTGLYDREGGLKAGQKKSYDVTVTRTTGPDKAVKHKLSWKNNDGTFSLTGSSTVSLPLGTPVTVKVQAKPRTDGVHSAILQVDDSRTSGIDQQILSTVVVAKELVKPGYAFSTTGSVQRNGTTSYFVNVPEGAKTLEVALSALRSGSQTRFISLHPYGVGVEDSSTIFCYPNYESPTNTCRPDARSYKDPQPGVWEIEVESRRTSPLLDNPYKLDISLLGVTFDPAVRTIAEAKIGTPAAVDWTVTNNAGALKGSLKGGSLGSADVERPSIATGGEYVKEVTIGEGVEKLDVAIGGTSDANADIDLYVLKDGTQVGASTTAGSEESVSLVKPAAGTYTVVIDGYSVPAGTTEYDYRDVYYAPSLGAIKVDESKAVNLAAGASAKVGAEVVVAGAAPEGRQFFGEVQLVNTRGTAAGTGSVVIEKVTP from the coding sequence ATGCTCATGACCAAGGAATCCCCCAGCTCCATACCCGGGGCGAGACGCGCGGCCCGCATCGCGGCCGCGGCCGGCCTGGCGGCCGCACTGGCCGCCTCCGGCGCCGCCCCGGTCTTCGCCGCCGACGACCCCGCGCCCGCCCCGGTGAAACCCGCCGCCGCGAGCGTGAAGGGCGACAAGCTGGGCGAGGCCGACGCCGATGTGCTGGCGAAGGCCGAGGCCGAGGGCGAGAAGAACGTCACCATGATGGTCGCCACCACGCCCGGTGCGACCGAGCAGGTGCGCGACCAGCTGGACGCCGTCAAGGGGTCCGTCGTGGGGCAGACCTACGACAAGCTCGGTTACGTCCGGGCGACTGTCCCGACCGCGACCGCCGAGGCCACCATCAAGGCGGCGCAGAAGCTCTCGTCCGTCCAGGGGATCGACCTCAAGCAGGAGATCGAGCTGGACGACCCGACGCCCGCGGGCGACCGGGCCGCCGGGGTCAAGCAGCAGAAGGCGACGGGCAGTTACCCGGCGCCCGGCAAGCACACCCCCGCGAAGAACCCGTACAACCCGTCCTTCGAGACGGGCGCCGTCGACTTCGTGAAGCAGCACCCGAAGGCCGACGGCCGCGGGATCACCATCGGTGTCCTGGACTCCGGTGTCGACCTCGGCCACCCCGCGCTCCAGAAGACCACCACCGGCGAGCGCAAGATCGTCGACTGGGTGACGGCGACCGACCCCGTCAGCGACGGCGACGGCACCTGGCTGCGGATGGACCAGGCCGTGACCGGCCCGACGTTCACCAGCGGCGGCCGCACCTACTCGGCGCCCGAGGGGTCCTACCGGATCCGGCTCTTCTCCGAGGCCGCCACCAAGGGTGGCGACATGGCCGGGGACCTGAACCGGGACGGCGACACCACCGACGTGTGGGCCGTGCTCTACGACCCGGTCGCCGGCACCGTCCGCGTCGACCTGAACGACAACGCGGACTTCCGCGACGACGCCGCGCTGAAGCCGTACAAGGACAAGCACCAGGTCGCCTACTTCGGCACGGACAACCCGGCGACGCAGATCGCCGAGCGCATCCCGTTCGTCGTGGAGACCCGCAAGAACGTCGTGTACAACGCGGCCGGCGCCAAGGCCGACTTCGTCAGCATCGGCGTCATCGAGAGCGAGCACGGCACCCACGTCGCGGGCATCACCGCGGCCAACGGCCTGTTCGGCGGGAAGATGAACGGCGCGGCGCCCGGCGCCAAGGTCGTCTCCTCCCGTGCCTGCACCTGGTCCGGCGGCTGCACCAACATCGCGCTGACCGAGGGCATGATCGACCTCGTCGTCAACCGCGGCGTCGACGTCGTCAACATGTCGATCGGCGGCCTGCCGCCGCTCAACGACGGCAACAACGCGCGCGCCGAGCTCTACAAGCGCCTCATCGACATCTACGGCGTCCAGCTGGTCATCTCGGCCGGCAACGAGGGCCCGGGCGTCAACACCATCGGTGACCCCGGTCTCGCCGACCACGTCATCTCGGTGGGCGCGTCGATCTCCAAGGAGACCTGGGCCGCCAACTACGGCTCAAACGTCACCAAGAAGTACGACATGCTCCCCTTCTCCTCGCGCGGCCCGCGCGAGGACGGCGGCTTCACGCCGACCCTGACGGCGCCGGGCGCGTCGATCAACACCACGCAGACCTGGTTCCCCGGCGGTCCGGTCAAGGAGTCGGGCTACACGCTTCCCGCCGGCTACTCCATGCTGCAGGGGACCTCGATGTCCTCGCCGCAGGCCGCGGGCGCCACGGCGCTGCTGCTGTCCGCCGCGAAGCAGAAGCACATCGAGCTGCCGCCGGCCGACCTGCGTACGGCGCTGACCAGCACCGCCACCCACATCGCCGGTGTGCCCGCGCACGCCCAGGGCGCCGGTCTGATCGACATCGTCGGCGCGTGGAAGCAGATCGAGAAGCAGGGCGCCCCGGCGCACGAGTACTCGGTCAAGGCCCCGGTCGACACCGCGATCGACTTCGCGCTGAAGGACCCGGGCTTCGGCACCGGCCTGTACGACCGTGAGGGCGGCCTGAAGGCCGGCCAGAAGAAGTCGTACGACGTCACCGTCACCCGCACCACGGGCCCGGACAAGGCCGTGAAGCACAAGCTGTCGTGGAAGAACAACGACGGCACCTTCTCCCTGACCGGTTCGAGCACCGTCTCGCTGCCGCTCGGCACCCCGGTGACGGTCAAGGTCCAGGCGAAGCCGCGCACGGACGGCGTCCACAGCGCGATCCTGCAGGTGGACGACAGCCGGACCTCGGGCATCGACCAGCAGATCCTTTCCACCGTGGTCGTGGCCAAGGAGCTCGTGAAGCCGGGGTACGCCTTCTCGACGACCGGCTCGGTGCAGCGCAACGGCACCACGTCGTACTTCGTGAACGTGCCCGAGGGCGCGAAGACCCTCGAGGTCGCGCTGAGCGCCCTGCGCTCGGGCAGCCAGACGCGGTTCATCTCCCTCCACCCCTACGGGGTCGGCGTGGAGGACAGCTCCACGATCTTCTGCTACCCGAACTACGAGAGCCCGACGAACACCTGCCGTCCGGACGCGCGCTCCTACAAGGACCCGCAGCCCGGCGTCTGGGAGATCGAGGTCGAGTCCCGCCGCACGTCACCGCTGCTGGACAACCCGTACAAGCTGGACATCTCGCTGCTGGGCGTCACCTTCGACCCGGCGGTGCGGACCATCGCCGAGGCGAAGATCGGCACCCCGGCCGCCGTGGACTGGACCGTCACGAACAACGCCGGCGCGCTGAAGGGCTCCCTGAAGGGCGGCTCGCTCGGTTCGGCGGACGTCGAGCGTCCGTCGATCGCCACGGGCGGCGAGTACGTCAAGGAGGTGACCATCGGTGAGGGCGTCGAGAAGCTGGACGTCGCCATCGGCGGCACCTCGGACGCCAACGCCGACATCGACCTGTACGTCCTCAAGGACGGCACGCAGGTCGGCGCGTCGACCACGGCGGGCTCCGAGGAGTCGGTCAGCCTGGTGAAGCCGGCGGCCGGCACCTACACCGTCGTGATCGACGGCTACTCGGTCCCGGCCGGGACCACCGAATACGACTACCGGGACGTGTACTACGCCCCGTCGCTCGGCGCGATCAAGGTCGACGAGTCGAAGGCCGTGAACCTGGCCGCCGGCGCGTCCGCCAAGGTCGGCGCCGAGGTCGTCGTCGCCGGAGCGGCTCCCGAGGGCCGGCAGTTCTTCGGCGAGGTCCAGCTGGTGAACACCCGCGGCACCGCCGCGGGCACCGGCAGCGTCGTGATCGAGAAGGTCACGCCGTAA
- a CDS encoding aspartate-semialdehyde dehydrogenase, with the protein MKVGIVGATGQVGTVMLRILAERKFPVAELRLFASARSAGSAIAYEGEDITVEDASTADYTGLDIVLFSAGGATSKALAEKVASQGAVVIDNSSAWRKDPEVPLVVSEVNAHAIRNRPKGIIANPNCTTMAAMPVLRPLHDEARLDALTVATYQAVSGSGLAGVAELHGQASKVVADADKLTHDGEAVDFPEPAVYKRPIAFNVLPLAGAIVDDGSFETDEEQKLRNESRKILEIPELKVSGTCVRVPVFSGHSLQINARFGRPISVERAYELLKDAEGVELSEIPTPLQAAGRDASYVGRIRVDETVEHGLALFVSNDNLRKGAALNAVQIAELVAAELKG; encoded by the coding sequence GTGAAGGTCGGAATCGTCGGCGCCACCGGTCAGGTCGGCACAGTCATGCTCAGGATTCTGGCCGAGCGGAAGTTCCCCGTCGCCGAACTGCGGCTCTTCGCCTCCGCGCGCTCCGCCGGCTCCGCCATCGCGTACGAGGGCGAGGACATCACGGTGGAGGACGCCTCCACCGCGGACTACACGGGCCTCGACATCGTGCTCTTCTCCGCCGGTGGCGCCACGTCGAAGGCGCTGGCCGAGAAGGTCGCCTCGCAGGGCGCCGTGGTGATCGACAACTCCTCCGCCTGGCGCAAGGACCCCGAGGTCCCGCTGGTGGTCTCCGAGGTCAACGCACACGCGATCCGCAACCGCCCCAAGGGCATCATCGCCAACCCGAACTGCACCACGATGGCCGCCATGCCCGTGCTGCGCCCCCTGCACGACGAGGCGCGGCTCGACGCGCTGACGGTGGCCACCTACCAGGCGGTGTCCGGCTCCGGGCTCGCCGGTGTGGCAGAGCTGCACGGCCAGGCGTCCAAGGTCGTCGCCGACGCGGACAAGCTGACGCACGACGGCGAGGCCGTGGACTTCCCCGAGCCGGCCGTCTACAAGCGCCCGATCGCCTTCAACGTGCTGCCTCTCGCCGGAGCCATCGTCGACGACGGCTCCTTCGAGACGGACGAGGAGCAGAAGCTCCGCAACGAGTCCCGCAAGATCCTGGAGATCCCAGAGCTCAAGGTGTCCGGCACCTGCGTCCGGGTCCCGGTCTTCTCCGGTCACTCCCTCCAGATCAACGCCCGCTTCGGCCGGCCGATCAGCGTCGAGCGCGCCTACGAGCTGCTGAAGGACGCGGAGGGCGTCGAGCTCTCCGAGATCCCGACCCCGCTCCAGGCGGCCGGCAGGGACGCCTCGTACGTCGGCCGCATCCGCGTCGACGAGACGGTCGAGCACGGCCTCGCGCTGTTCGTCTCCAACGACAACCTGCGCAAGGGCGCCGCGCTGAACGCGGTGCAGATCGCGGAGCTGGTGGCGGCCGAGCTCAAGGGCTGA
- the pepN gene encoding aminopeptidase N, translating to MPGTNLTREEAQERARLLTVDAYEVDLDLSGAQEGGTYRSVTTVRFDSAEAGAETFIDLVAPAVHDVVLNGKALDVAAVFRDSRIALPHLLSGANELKVVADCSYTNTGEGLHRFVDPVDEQAYLYTQFEVPDARRVFASFEQPDLKATFRFTVKAPAGWTVISNSPTPEPKDDVWSFEPTPRISTYITALIAGPYHAVHSSYEKDGQTVPLGIYCRPSLAEYLDADEIFEVTRLGFEWFQEKFDYAYPFAKYDQLFVPEFNAGAMENAGAVTIRDQYVFRSKVTDAAYETRAETILHELAHMWFGDLVTMEWWNDLWLNESFATYTSIACLADAEGSKWPHSWTTFANSMKTWAYRQDQLPSTHPIMADIQDLDDVLVNFDGITYAKGASVLKQLVAYVGRDEFFKGVQAYFKAHAFGNTRLSDLLGALEETSGRDLKTWSKAWLETAGINILRPEIETDEHGHVTSFTVLQEAPALPAGAKGEPTLRPHRIAIGCYDLDEAGKLVRTDRIELDVDGERTTVPFPSGTARPAVVLLNDDDLSYAKVRLDEESLRVVTAHLGDFTESLPRALSWASAWDMTRDGELATRDYLALVLSGISKESDIGVVQSLHRQVKMALDLYAAPEWREAGLNQWTEATLAHLRAAEPGGDHQLAWARAFAATARSPLHLDVLQSLLDGSQVIEGLTVDTELRWAFVQRLAATGLLDEEEITAEYERDRTAAGERHAASARAAQPTEEAKAEAWASVVESDKLPNSLQEAVIDGFVQTDQRDLLAPYTERFFSAVKAVWDTRSHEMAQQIAVGLYPALQVSQETLDATDAWLESAQPSAALRRLMSESRSGVERALRAQAADAAAATA from the coding sequence GTGCCTGGCACGAATCTGACCCGCGAAGAGGCACAGGAGCGGGCGCGCCTGCTGACCGTGGACGCGTACGAGGTCGACCTCGACCTCTCCGGAGCGCAGGAGGGCGGCACCTACAGGTCCGTCACCACCGTGCGCTTCGACTCCGCCGAGGCCGGTGCGGAGACATTCATCGACCTGGTCGCCCCGGCCGTGCACGACGTCGTGCTGAACGGGAAGGCGCTGGACGTCGCGGCGGTCTTCCGCGACTCCCGGATCGCGCTGCCGCACCTGCTGTCCGGTGCGAACGAGCTGAAGGTCGTCGCCGACTGCTCGTACACCAACACCGGTGAGGGCCTGCACCGGTTCGTCGACCCGGTCGACGAGCAGGCCTACCTCTACACCCAGTTCGAGGTCCCCGACGCCCGCCGGGTGTTCGCCAGCTTCGAGCAGCCCGACCTGAAGGCGACCTTCCGGTTCACCGTGAAGGCCCCTGCGGGCTGGACCGTGATCTCCAACTCGCCGACGCCGGAGCCCAAGGACGACGTCTGGTCGTTCGAGCCGACGCCTCGCATCTCCACCTACATCACGGCGCTGATCGCGGGCCCGTACCACGCGGTGCACAGCAGCTACGAGAAGGACGGCCAGACCGTCCCGCTAGGCATCTACTGCCGGCCCTCGCTCGCCGAGTACCTCGACGCGGACGAGATCTTCGAGGTGACGCGGCTGGGCTTCGAGTGGTTCCAGGAGAAGTTCGACTACGCGTACCCGTTCGCGAAGTACGACCAGCTCTTCGTCCCGGAGTTCAACGCGGGCGCGATGGAGAACGCGGGCGCGGTCACGATCCGCGACCAGTACGTCTTCCGCTCGAAGGTGACGGACGCCGCCTACGAGACGCGGGCCGAGACCATCCTCCACGAGCTGGCCCACATGTGGTTCGGCGACCTCGTCACCATGGAGTGGTGGAACGACCTCTGGCTCAACGAGTCGTTCGCGACGTACACCTCCATCGCCTGCCTGGCGGACGCGGAGGGATCGAAGTGGCCGCACTCCTGGACCACCTTCGCCAACTCGATGAAGACGTGGGCCTACCGCCAGGACCAGCTGCCCTCGACGCACCCGATCATGGCGGACATCCAGGACCTCGACGACGTCCTGGTGAACTTCGACGGGATCACGTACGCGAAGGGCGCCTCCGTCCTCAAGCAGCTCGTGGCGTACGTCGGCCGGGACGAGTTCTTCAAGGGCGTGCAGGCCTACTTCAAGGCGCACGCCTTCGGCAACACGCGCCTGTCGGACCTGCTGGGCGCACTGGAGGAGACCTCCGGCCGTGACCTGAAGACCTGGTCGAAGGCGTGGCTGGAGACGGCCGGGATCAACATCCTGCGCCCGGAGATCGAGACCGACGAGCACGGTCACGTCACCTCCTTCACCGTCCTCCAGGAGGCCCCGGCCCTGCCCGCCGGCGCCAAGGGCGAGCCGACGCTCCGCCCGCACCGGATCGCGATCGGCTGCTACGACCTCGACGAGGCCGGGAAGCTGGTCCGCACGGACCGCATCGAGCTGGACGTCGACGGCGAGCGCACGACCGTGCCGTTCCCCTCCGGTACGGCCCGTCCGGCGGTCGTCCTGCTCAACGACGACGACCTGTCGTACGCCAAGGTCCGTCTCGACGAGGAGTCCCTGCGGGTCGTCACCGCGCACCTGGGCGACTTCACCGAGTCCCTCCCCCGGGCCCTGAGCTGGGCCTCGGCCTGGGACATGACGCGCGACGGCGAGCTGGCGACGCGCGACTACCTGGCGCTGGTCCTGTCGGGGATCTCCAAGGAGTCCGACATCGGCGTCGTGCAGTCGCTGCACCGCCAGGTGAAGATGGCGCTCGACCTGTACGCGGCGCCCGAGTGGCGCGAGGCGGGTCTGAACCAGTGGACCGAGGCGACGCTCGCGCACCTGCGCGCGGCGGAGCCGGGTGGGGACCACCAGCTGGCCTGGGCCCGCGCCTTCGCGGCGACGGCCCGCAGCCCGCTGCACCTGGACGTGCTCCAGTCGCTGCTGGACGGCTCGCAGGTGATCGAGGGACTGACCGTCGACACCGAGCTGCGCTGGGCGTTCGTGCAGCGCCTGGCGGCGACCGGCCTCCTGGACGAGGAGGAGATCACGGCGGAGTACGAGCGCGACAGGACGGCCGCGGGTGAGCGCCACGCGGCTTCCGCGCGCGCCGCGCAGCCCACCGAGGAGGCGAAGGCCGAGGCGTGGGCCTCCGTCGTCGAGTCGGACAAGCTGCCGAACTCCCTCCAGGAGGCCGTCATCGACGGCTTCGTGCAGACCGACCAGCGTGACCTGCTGGCTCCCTACACGGAGAGGTTCTTCTCCGCGGTGAAGGCGGTCTGGGACACCCGGAGCCACGAGATGGCGCAGCAGATCGCGGTGGGTCTGTACCCCGCCCTCCAGGTCTCCCAGGAGACCCTGGACGCCACGGACGCCTGGCTGGAGTCGGCGCAGCCGAGCGCCGCGCTGCGCAGGCTGATGTCGGAGTCCAGGTCGGGCGTGGAGCGCGCGCTCAGGGCCCAGGCGGCGGACGCCGCCGCGGCGACCGCCTAG
- the alc gene encoding allantoicase — translation MTTDASETAFNDTDPHANDAAPYGGGDPYADYRHAAGLPFTDLVDLADRRLGAGVVAANDEFFAERENLLIREPAVFDPERFGHKGKIMDGWETRRRRGADADHPFPAPGDHDWAIVRLGVPGVIRGLVVDTAHFRGNYPQRVSVQATAVEGAPSPERLLADDVKWEEIVPPTPVRGHAANPFEITSDRRYTHIRLCQHPDGGIARLRVHGEVVPDPAWIAALGTIDLLSILNGGMYEDASDRFYSSPAQIILPGTSRKMDDGWENRRRRVRDTNDWVRFRLPAQGAVRAVEIDTAYLKGNSAGWISLQGRDGDDGEWFEIIPRTRLQPDTAHRFVLDAEAVVTHVRLDAFPDGGVARMRLHGSPTEAGTAELVRRYEESVA, via the coding sequence ATGACCACCGACGCGAGCGAGACCGCATTCAACGACACCGACCCCCACGCGAACGACGCGGCCCCCTACGGCGGGGGCGACCCGTACGCCGACTACCGCCACGCCGCCGGACTCCCCTTCACCGACCTCGTCGACCTCGCCGACCGCCGGCTCGGTGCGGGAGTCGTCGCCGCCAACGACGAGTTCTTCGCCGAGCGAGAGAACCTGCTGATCCGTGAACCCGCCGTCTTCGACCCCGAGCGCTTCGGCCACAAGGGCAAGATCATGGACGGCTGGGAGACCCGCCGCCGCCGTGGCGCCGACGCGGACCACCCCTTCCCCGCTCCCGGCGACCACGACTGGGCGATCGTCCGCCTCGGCGTTCCCGGCGTCATCAGGGGCCTCGTCGTCGACACCGCGCACTTCCGCGGCAACTACCCCCAGCGCGTCTCCGTCCAGGCCACGGCCGTCGAGGGCGCCCCGAGCCCCGAGCGGCTCCTCGCCGACGACGTGAAATGGGAGGAGATCGTCCCGCCGACCCCCGTGCGCGGCCACGCGGCCAATCCCTTCGAGATCACCTCCGACCGGCGCTACACCCACATCCGGCTCTGCCAGCACCCCGACGGCGGCATCGCCCGGCTCCGCGTGCACGGCGAGGTCGTCCCCGACCCGGCCTGGATCGCCGCACTCGGCACGATCGACCTGCTCTCCATCCTGAACGGCGGGATGTACGAGGACGCCTCGGACCGCTTCTACTCCTCGCCGGCCCAGATCATCCTGCCCGGCACGTCCCGCAAGATGGACGACGGCTGGGAGAACCGCCGCCGCCGGGTACGCGACACGAACGACTGGGTCCGCTTCCGCCTGCCCGCCCAGGGCGCGGTGCGCGCCGTCGAGATCGACACGGCGTACCTCAAGGGCAACTCGGCCGGCTGGATCAGCCTCCAGGGCCGCGACGGGGACGACGGCGAGTGGTTCGAGATCATCCCCCGCACCAGGCTCCAGCCCGACACGGCGCACCGCTTCGTCCTGGACGCCGAGGCCGTGGTCACCCACGTACGCCTCGACGCCTTCCCCGACGGCGGAGTGGCCCGGATGCGCCTTCACGGCTCACCGACCGAGGCGGGCACGGCCGAACTGGTCCGCCGCTACGAGGAGTCGGTGGCCTGA
- a CDS encoding LysR family transcriptional regulator, translating into MTEWDVKKLRILRTLRDRGTVTATAEALRMTPSAVSQQLTNLARQLGVPLLEAQGRRVRLTDAAHLVLGHAEAVFARLEQADAELTGYLRGEAGQVRVGAFSTAVPALVVPAVRLLRAGDRPGPEVRVREAEAAQAYELLSAGDVDLALSLAAHAPTARDPRFTLVPLLADPLDVALPADHRLARTPGLRLADLASEPWIFGGSGPWSEITRAACEAAGFVPEQAHSASGWTAILAMVEAGMGVALVPRMASAADRWGDTVAMRVLEADRPHRHVVAAVRQGAERGPAVARVLAALSRVAEEPAAA; encoded by the coding sequence ATGACCGAGTGGGACGTCAAGAAGCTCCGCATCCTGCGCACGCTGCGCGACCGGGGCACGGTCACCGCGACGGCCGAGGCCCTCCGCATGACCCCCTCGGCGGTGTCGCAGCAGCTGACCAACCTCGCCAGGCAGCTGGGGGTGCCGCTGCTCGAAGCGCAGGGGCGACGGGTCCGGCTGACCGACGCCGCCCACCTGGTGCTGGGCCACGCCGAGGCCGTCTTCGCCCGGCTGGAGCAGGCGGACGCCGAACTGACCGGCTATCTGCGGGGCGAGGCCGGACAGGTGCGGGTGGGCGCGTTCTCGACGGCCGTACCCGCCCTCGTCGTACCGGCCGTCCGGCTCCTGCGTGCCGGCGACCGCCCCGGGCCCGAGGTGCGCGTCCGGGAGGCGGAGGCGGCCCAGGCCTACGAGCTGCTCTCGGCCGGGGACGTGGATCTCGCCCTGTCCCTGGCGGCGCACGCCCCGACGGCCCGGGACCCCCGCTTCACCCTCGTCCCGCTGCTCGCCGACCCGCTCGACGTGGCGCTGCCCGCGGACCACCGCCTCGCCCGCACCCCCGGCCTGAGGCTGGCCGATCTCGCCTCGGAGCCCTGGATCTTCGGCGGCTCCGGTCCGTGGTCGGAGATCACGAGGGCCGCGTGCGAGGCGGCGGGCTTCGTTCCGGAACAGGCCCACAGCGCCTCGGGCTGGACCGCGATCCTGGCCATGGTGGAGGCGGGCATGGGGGTGGCGCTGGTGCCCCGGATGGCGTCGGCCGCCGACCGCTGGGGCGACACGGTGGCCATGCGGGTCCTGGAGGCGGACCGGCCGCACCGGCACGTGGTGGCCGCGGTGAGGCAGGGCGCCGAGCGGGGCCCCGCGGTGGCGCGCGTGCTGGCCGCCCTGAGCCGGGTGGCGGAGGAGCCCGCGGCGGCGTGA